GGGCCATAGGCTAGCAGGATTATAATTTTGTTTGTTatccataaatacatatttgtttctttttatattcaaaGAAAAGAACGACATGTTGAATTATTCCCGTGTCTGGCACACAACTTCAAACTTAAGACTTTAACGTTAAGAGTATGTTTTCAGCCCCTACGCTACAAATGAGGTAAATATGCATACAAATGAAAGTACAGTGTAAAATTGTGTTgctctttaaggtcagtttgtttttatgtaaggtcatgctgtttttattcagtttattcagtcatgaaaccaaagagagtttgattttttttaagattcttttggcaaattagaaaaaaaaaaaaattggtcaATGAAAATTTCTTCCTAAAAAAAACCACATTGTACACCATCTGCAGCACCGCCATGTATTTTCATGTCCATCTCCTGCTAAAGTCACActttcagtgtgtgttacatgatTTTAATACATTggcattgtttttattaaatggtCAGGAGGTGACAGCAGAGCATTTTAATGTAGAGCCTTAAGAGCATCCTTCAAATTTTTACAAAAGCAATTGAATAAGACATGCAATTTGTGGAGAAGTCAATATTTGAATCGATGTCGGGTAAAATGAAAACCCGAACAAATTTCCATTTTACGTATTTAATAAGTTGCACCCCTGTGAGTTCAGATAATGTAGTCTAGAGTCGGACTTTACAACACACTCAGTGACTCACTTCTTTCAGTGCAATCGGCAGCAGTGTCGGAcccccctcccaccctccgGTAGCTGTAGACCCCCGTGCTGACACCTAATCCAGAGCCTCGCTACCATAACATTTTCACAAGGGTCGCGAGCCCCTCAATAACAGCTACACATGAATAGGTGAACTGCTTCTTTATAAGAGGTACGACACACACAATTAGTGTTCATTGGTGGTAGCCCCCCGCCActtttttctgtgtatttttacaAGAGTTGAATATAATCCTTAGATGGTCTGTATCTTTCAGACAAAcggggcgtgtgtgtgtgtgtgtgcgtgtgtgtgtgtgcgcgtgtgtgcgtgtgtgtgtgattatgttCTCCTGTCttgagtgagtgtgtgcatgatgGAGGTCAAATTGGAACaatctattttttaaatggcCATTTTTGGCCTCAAATGTAGTGACCTGTTGCCTCATTTGTCCTGTGTGACGCCAAGCGCTACCCATAAAGCCCCATTAGCACTACAGTAGAAGGGATAATGAATATGATACAGACAAGGTGCCGGGCAttagctcctcctcctcataaCCCAAGGCTgcagcacacatgcacacacacaaacacacacacacacacactagaatGTTCATTGCCATGGAAACCTACGGTCAGTGACATATAACTTGCTTTGATATCATAGAATGTTCACATCATATTATCTTACAGACTCTATAGAAGTACATATGTGGAACCACTAGTGAGAACACAGTGCCTTCGTGCACTTCTGGATTACCgtttgaaaaacacaacaaattgtTCTTTGACTTGACAATGCAAAGAACAGCGAATCAAATCGGGTTAAGAAAATGTGGCCCACTTGGAAATACCCACATACTGGTGGACTTTCTTGGGGAGGGTGGCTTTGGTGTAGTAACCAAATGCATCAGTACTGTTACCGGCACAGAGGTGGCCATCAAGGTTAACAAGAACAGACCACACATTTTTAACCAGGCAAGACGGGAAATTGAAATTCTGAAGCGACTGCGGGGTCTGGATCCAGACACTTGCAACATCGTGAAGTGGAATGGTTTTTTCTTCCATAAGGAGAACATCTGTCTTAACTTTGAGCTCCTGGATAAAAGCCTGCATGATTACAGGGTGCACAGAAGAAATGCAAATCTTTCCATGAGAGAGCTGAGACCAGTCATTCATCAGCTGGCCACAGCCCTGTCCCACCTGAGTTCCAAGCAAATTGTTCATGCGGACCTCAAACCTGAAAATGTTATGGTCGTGGACAGCACGCAGCAGCAAATACGAGTCAGGTTGATTGACTTTGGCCTGGCACATCCAAGGTTTGGCACTGATCCTGGTGCCTGTGTGCAGACCACCTGGTACAGGGCACCAGAAGTCATAATACAACTTCCTTTTGATGAGGCCATAGATATGTGGTCTCTCGGCCTGACGATTGTAGAAATGGCTACGGGGTACCCCATGTACCCCGGTGACACGGAATATGATGTGCTGAGATACATCGTAGAAACCCAGGGCCAGCCACCGGATCATATGCTGGACAGCGGGGTGTGTACCAAATATTATTTTGCGACCCAGAACATCGGCGAGAGGCGCTGGAGATTGAAGACACCCTGGGAGTTCAGAGCCGAGACTGGGTTCCCATACATGGATGGAAGATGCTGTGTCCTCAAGAGTCTTGACGACCTTGAGCAGCTGATAGTGTCAGACACAGAAGACCCGAGTGATAAGCGCCTGTTGCTGGACCTGATTAAAAGGATGCTAGAGCTGGACCCTGTTCAGCGCATCAAACCACTGGAGGTCCTGCAGCATCCATTCCTTACTCACAGCCTGGAAGGCGGCATGCAAACACAACATTCCATAGTGTCTAGTGTCTGTAAGGCACGACCAGAGAACGTTCACCATGGGCAAGTTGTCTCCTTGACAGATGAATCAGAGTCCAGCATTGACAAGGAAAATGGCTCCCAGCCTGAGACCAATGCTGAGAACCAAAGCTGGTTAAGGCGTCTTGTCGGAAAGATATCAGACACGTTATCTTACTACTTCAGCAGTGGCTGAAGCTAACCACtgagtctctgtgtgttgttAGCAATTTCGCAATGTGTGGTTTTCTCCGGGTGCTCCGGTTCGCCACAAgataaattaatcaaaaaaagaaaaggacaatTTTCGCGAAAAAAAGGTCTCACATAATTAACCAAGTCAAGATGCAGCAGGaagaaagtttaaaaagtattaacaacaaaacatcaaaaaccAGAAATCAAAAACATTGTCTGAAAGCGGCGTGTAGCCTTCGACATCTCCCCCACTAATGAGTTGAGGGTGAGACTGCCGGACAGCAAGTACATGTCAGTTTTCAATGTGGAGGAAACTCTAAAAGCACAATAAGAGCCcaagagaaatagaaaaaatagCCAAGCTCTTTGGCTACTCCCCTGCAGATATAGACAAGATTGCCCAGCAATGGCATGCCATCCATCTTAGTAAATGaaatgagattttaaaaaaaagtgtagaGTGCGAGAGTGTAGTAAAAATCAAACTTAGAAATCGGATGTCCTTGCAGACCCTTAACTCCATCCTGTACATCCGATATGGACTGAAGCTGTCTGGTGAGGCTTGCTATGAGCACCAGCTGCCTGATGATGTTTTGTAGCGTTTTGGCACATCAGGTACTTCACTTACTGAACCTGCCACGTAGAGCCTTGACATTAAATtgtgacataaaaaaataaatgttaataagttaatttgtagttctaaacatattttttcatgttttttaccCACTTTTTGTCTCTCCCACGACGTTATTCCTCTCTCCTACAGCGTCCATTACAATTACATGCACATGGCCAATAAGGCTAATTAGCTGATGACGGTATTTTGCAACTTTTAGCACAGCCAATAGCAACTCTTCTTACTGAGGAGTTGGCAACAGTCGTGTCCACTGCAATGATTTCACACAAACtacatgaaaactaaaatcGTATTTGGTGAAACATTAACAGGAGGCTATTCATTCTTTAATTCTTTTT
Above is a genomic segment from Sparus aurata chromosome 20, fSpaAur1.1, whole genome shotgun sequence containing:
- the LOC115571638 gene encoding homeodomain-interacting protein kinase 1-like → MQRTANQIGLRKCGPLGNTHILVDFLGEGGFGVVTKCISTVTGTEVAIKVNKNRPHIFNQARREIEILKRLRGLDPDTCNIVKWNGFFFHKENICLNFELLDKSLHDYRVHRRNANLSMRELRPVIHQLATALSHLSSKQIVHADLKPENVMVVDSTQQQIRVRLIDFGLAHPRFGTDPGACVQTTWYRAPEVIIQLPFDEAIDMWSLGLTIVEMATGYPMYPGDTEYDVLRYIVETQGQPPDHMLDSGVCTKYYFATQNIGERRWRLKTPWEFRAETGFPYMDGRCCVLKSLDDLEQLIVSDTEDPSDKRLLLDLIKRMLELDPVQRIKPLEVLQHPFLTHSLEGGMQTQHSIVSSVCKARPENVHHGQVVSLTDESESSIDKENGSQPETNAENQSWLRRLVGKISDTLSYYFSSG